Proteins from a genomic interval of Aquabacterium sp. J223:
- the lspA gene encoding signal peptidase II has protein sequence MPAERGVRLGFLLAGLILAADVATKAAIVAWVEYSSVHEWLPVLNIVHVLNRGAAFSFLHDAGGWQRYFFIAIALAASVLLVVMIRRPGMSIVERTSFGLILGGALANMVDRLMRGAVVDWIDVHWGPHHWPAFNMADVGISIGAVLIVVHEVFGRKRLHEANG, from the coding sequence ATGCCGGCTGAGCGCGGCGTGCGCCTGGGCTTCCTGCTGGCGGGCCTGATTCTGGCCGCCGACGTTGCGACCAAAGCCGCGATCGTCGCGTGGGTCGAGTACAGCTCGGTGCACGAGTGGCTGCCGGTTCTCAACATCGTGCACGTGCTCAACCGCGGCGCGGCGTTCAGCTTCCTGCACGACGCGGGCGGCTGGCAGCGCTACTTCTTCATCGCGATCGCGCTGGCTGCGTCGGTCCTCCTGGTCGTCATGATCCGGCGCCCCGGGATGTCGATTGTCGAGCGTACGAGCTTCGGACTAATCCTCGGCGGCGCCTTGGCGAACATGGTCGACCGCCTCATGCGCGGCGCCGTGGTGGATTGGATCGACGTGCACTGGGGTCCGCATCACTGGCCGGCGTTCAACATGGCGGACGTCGGCATCAGCATCGGCGCGGTGTTGATCGTGGTCCACGAGGTCTTCGGCAGGAAGCGGCTGCACGAAGCGAATGGATGA
- a CDS encoding undecaprenyl-diphosphate phosphatase: MDLMLLAKATVLGIVEGLTEFLPISSTGHLILAASLLRFDHHAAQVFEITIQAGAMLAVVWHYRAPLAATAFGLTSDPARRRFALNLLVAFVPAAVLGLLFGSFIKGHLFNPTTVGIAFVLGGVVILLVERSQRRRPRGTSRRADIGTVDDLTPKDALRIGLVQCAALIPGTSRSGATIIGSMLLGLPRQVATEFSFYLGIPTLFAAAVYSTYQHRDTLRAEDVALFVSGTVVAFISALACIRWLLRYVSTHDFSPFGWYRIAFGALILFAFEAGWIASPT; this comes from the coding sequence ATGGACTTGATGCTGCTGGCCAAGGCGACAGTGCTGGGCATCGTGGAAGGTCTGACTGAGTTCCTTCCAATCTCTTCCACCGGTCATCTGATCCTCGCGGCGTCATTGCTGCGCTTTGATCACCATGCCGCGCAGGTGTTCGAGATCACGATCCAGGCCGGCGCGATGCTCGCCGTGGTCTGGCACTACCGGGCGCCGTTGGCGGCCACCGCTTTCGGCCTGACCTCCGACCCGGCGCGTCGGCGGTTTGCGCTTAATCTGTTGGTTGCCTTCGTTCCCGCGGCCGTCCTGGGCCTGCTGTTCGGTTCGTTCATCAAGGGCCACTTGTTCAACCCGACCACGGTTGGAATCGCGTTTGTGCTTGGCGGAGTGGTCATCCTGCTGGTGGAGCGTTCGCAGCGGAGGCGTCCCCGCGGCACCTCGCGACGGGCGGACATTGGCACCGTGGACGATCTGACTCCGAAAGACGCATTGCGCATCGGTCTCGTGCAATGCGCGGCATTGATCCCGGGCACCAGCCGATCCGGGGCGACGATCATCGGTTCGATGCTGCTCGGGCTGCCGAGGCAGGTGGCCACCGAGTTCAGCTTCTACCTCGGCATTCCCACCCTCTTCGCGGCGGCTGTCTATTCAACGTATCAGCACCGCGACACGTTGCGCGCTGAGGATGTCGCGCTGTTCGTCAGTGGTACCGTGGTGGCCTTCATCAGTGCGCTGGCCTGCATTCGCTGGCTCCTACGGTACGTGTCGACGCACGACTTCAGCCCCTTCGGATGGTACCGGATTGCCTTCGGCGCACTGATTCTGTTCGCCTTTGAAGCAGGCTGGATCGCCTCGCCGACCTGA
- a CDS encoding DsbE family thiol:disulfide interchange protein: MKRYLVPLFIFVVMAGFLAVGLQRNPREVPSPLVDKPAPAFDLPQLHDPAARLTAEQMKGRVWVLNVFASWCTPCLAEHPYVTQLARQPGVMVIGLNYKDRPEDAKGWLRKHGDPYAKIAVDAEGRVGIDYGVYGVPETYLIDKKGVIRHKHIGPITPEALKQTFLPMLVKLNG, encoded by the coding sequence ATGAAGCGCTACCTCGTTCCGCTGTTCATCTTCGTGGTGATGGCCGGCTTCCTCGCCGTGGGCCTCCAGCGCAATCCGCGTGAGGTGCCTTCGCCGCTCGTCGACAAGCCGGCACCGGCGTTCGACCTGCCGCAGTTGCACGACCCGGCGGCGAGGCTCACGGCCGAGCAGATGAAGGGCCGGGTCTGGGTGCTCAATGTCTTCGCGTCGTGGTGCACGCCCTGCCTGGCGGAGCACCCGTACGTGACGCAGCTGGCCAGGCAGCCGGGCGTCATGGTGATCGGGCTCAACTACAAGGACCGGCCGGAGGATGCCAAGGGCTGGCTGCGCAAGCACGGCGACCCCTACGCGAAGATCGCCGTCGATGCCGAAGGCCGCGTCGGCATCGACTACGGCGTCTACGGCGTGCCCGAAACCTACCTGATCGACAAGAAAGGCGTGATCCGCCACAAGCACATCGGCCCCATCACGCCGGAGGCGCTGAAGCAGACCTTTTTGCCCATGCTGGTCAAACTCAATGGGTAA
- a CDS encoding protein-disulfide reductase DsbD: MTRRSLLQTITAIALGICATLAQAQLFKSAADGPSVVTTERTRAELLVHAPDGLGPDKQVWLGLRLTHRPGWKSYWLNPGDAGLPTRLQWSLPRGVSAGEVRWPVPSKFLLGSLVNYGYAGTVLLQAPVRFSPEFSLADYAHSELEVKLKAQWLVCKDVCIPEEGELSLRIAPYSSHASDVTAFQGSWALLTREFTGSSRIDIEGTSLAVRVTGLPASLVGQKLDLFPETPGVIDASAPWSQRWDGSEWTARVPLSAQRLESPRTLPMVLTSPQGGWRTEAAVFGAWPAPGAVSTAVPAFGEAVGTPQSAEQRLTLGLALLGAFVGGLMLNLMPCVFPVLAIKVFGFARHGQDAAGRRVDGAAYAGGVVTSFVALGVVLVALRAAGEQVGWGFQLQSPSMVAALAVLFTIIGLNLAGVVTFGRLLPASWLANEARHRTMNAFLSGVLAVAVASPCTAPFMGAALGFAVAMPTEQALATFAALGLGMAMPYLVASWTPAAAKLLPRPGAWMDTFQRLLAFPMFATVVWLLWVLGKQTGIDALIATLALLVATSLLAWAASLRGTARATVGLLAVAALASTATVAFREIQAGVVAPPGDAQVAGWEAWNAGKVDSILATGRPVFVDFTAAWCVTCQYNKKTTLSDPAVQASFQARNVALLRADWTRREASITAALASFGRTGVPLYVLYSPGKPPQVLSELLTTAELTSALSGLPQ, from the coding sequence ATGACGCGTCGATCTCTGCTTCAGACGATTACCGCGATTGCCCTCGGTATCTGCGCAACCCTCGCCCAAGCGCAACTGTTTAAGAGTGCTGCGGACGGCCCGAGCGTCGTTACCACCGAGCGCACGCGCGCAGAGTTGCTGGTGCACGCTCCGGATGGGCTTGGACCGGACAAGCAAGTCTGGCTCGGACTTCGATTGACGCATCGGCCAGGCTGGAAGTCGTACTGGCTGAACCCCGGGGACGCCGGCTTGCCGACCCGCCTGCAGTGGAGCCTTCCTCGCGGCGTGTCGGCCGGCGAGGTTCGCTGGCCGGTGCCAAGCAAGTTTCTGTTGGGCTCGCTCGTCAACTACGGCTATGCCGGCACCGTGCTGCTGCAGGCGCCCGTGCGCTTCTCGCCCGAGTTCTCGCTCGCCGACTACGCGCATTCAGAACTGGAGGTGAAGCTCAAGGCCCAATGGCTTGTGTGCAAAGACGTGTGCATACCTGAAGAAGGCGAGCTCAGCTTGCGCATCGCTCCCTATAGCAGCCATGCATCCGATGTCACGGCGTTCCAGGGGAGTTGGGCCTTGCTGACGCGAGAGTTCACGGGCAGCAGTCGCATCGATATCGAAGGCACTTCGCTCGCTGTCCGTGTCACCGGGCTCCCGGCTTCTCTCGTCGGGCAAAAACTCGACCTTTTTCCAGAGACACCGGGTGTCATCGATGCCTCGGCGCCGTGGTCTCAGCGGTGGGACGGCAGCGAATGGACCGCGCGAGTGCCGTTGTCCGCGCAGCGCCTAGAGAGTCCGCGAACCCTGCCGATGGTTCTGACCAGCCCGCAAGGAGGGTGGCGGACAGAGGCTGCGGTCTTCGGCGCCTGGCCTGCGCCGGGGGCGGTCAGCACTGCAGTGCCTGCGTTCGGCGAAGCCGTAGGCACGCCGCAGTCCGCGGAGCAACGTCTGACTCTCGGCCTGGCGCTGCTCGGCGCCTTTGTCGGGGGGCTCATGCTTAACCTGATGCCCTGCGTCTTTCCCGTGCTTGCGATCAAGGTATTCGGCTTCGCCCGGCACGGCCAGGACGCCGCGGGAAGGCGCGTCGATGGTGCGGCCTATGCTGGGGGGGTCGTCACTTCTTTCGTCGCACTCGGTGTCGTCCTCGTCGCGCTGCGGGCGGCCGGCGAACAGGTGGGTTGGGGCTTCCAACTTCAGAGCCCTTCGATGGTCGCTGCTTTGGCCGTGCTGTTCACGATCATCGGCCTGAACCTGGCGGGCGTCGTTACGTTCGGGCGCCTGCTGCCAGCATCGTGGCTGGCCAATGAAGCCCGCCACAGGACGATGAACGCGTTCCTTTCCGGCGTCCTGGCCGTGGCCGTTGCGTCGCCGTGCACGGCGCCGTTCATGGGGGCGGCCCTCGGTTTTGCGGTGGCCATGCCCACGGAGCAAGCGCTCGCGACCTTTGCCGCGCTGGGGCTCGGAATGGCAATGCCCTATCTGGTCGCCAGTTGGACTCCAGCGGCGGCGAAGCTGCTGCCCCGGCCAGGGGCTTGGATGGATACGTTCCAGCGACTGCTGGCATTTCCGATGTTTGCAACCGTCGTGTGGCTGCTTTGGGTCCTGGGCAAGCAGACCGGCATCGATGCGCTGATCGCCACCTTGGCGCTGCTGGTCGCGACAAGCCTGCTGGCGTGGGCGGCCAGTCTGCGCGGCACCGCGCGCGCGACCGTCGGGCTGCTTGCCGTGGCGGCCCTCGCATCGACGGCGACAGTGGCGTTCCGCGAGATCCAGGCAGGCGTGGTCGCTCCGCCGGGAGACGCTCAAGTCGCCGGCTGGGAAGCCTGGAACGCCGGCAAGGTCGACTCGATCCTGGCCACGGGCAGGCCGGTGTTCGTCGATTTCACGGCAGCGTGGTGCGTCACCTGCCAGTACAACAAGAAGACAACGCTTTCCGACCCGGCCGTACAGGCGTCGTTTCAAGCGCGGAACGTCGCGCTATTGCGTGCCGACTGGACCCGGCGCGAAGCGAGCATCACGGCGGCGCTGGCCAGCTTCGGCAGGACCGGCGTGCCGCTGTACGTGCTGTACTCGCCTGGCAAGCCTCCGCAGGTACTGTCCGAGCTGCTGACCACCGCCGAGCTGACCTCCGCCCTCTCGGGCCTTCCGCAATGA
- a CDS encoding TlpA disulfide reductase family protein, producing MKIQRRSEGRVGATTWRHRWTIVVVVVAAMAAGAVLNNLRHGPGGALIGAQRFVMLPQPKKTAPVSFVNSDGAPMQLDHLQGKVLLLNIWATWCTPCRQEMPALDRLQASLGGRDFEVVALSIDNDVKGLTKVKAFYSQVGIRHLRVFQDPTATAGFKLGTSAVPTTLLIDRRGREVGRLTGAAEWDSEEAMNLVRSTISP from the coding sequence ATGAAGATCCAGCGCAGGAGTGAAGGACGCGTGGGTGCGACCACATGGCGCCACCGGTGGACCATTGTCGTGGTCGTGGTTGCTGCCATGGCCGCAGGCGCTGTCCTAAACAACCTTCGTCATGGGCCGGGCGGTGCCCTTATTGGCGCACAGCGCTTTGTCATGCTCCCTCAACCGAAGAAAACCGCCCCTGTCTCGTTCGTCAACAGCGACGGTGCGCCAATGCAACTTGACCACCTTCAGGGGAAGGTTTTGCTGCTGAACATTTGGGCAACGTGGTGTACCCCTTGCAGGCAGGAGATGCCCGCGCTCGACCGATTGCAGGCCAGCCTTGGCGGCCGCGACTTCGAGGTGGTGGCGTTGTCCATCGACAATGATGTCAAGGGCCTTACCAAGGTCAAGGCCTTCTACTCTCAGGTCGGCATCCGCCATCTCCGCGTCTTCCAGGATCCAACCGCGACCGCGGGCTTCAAGCTCGGAACGTCCGCCGTTCCGACAACCCTGTTGATTGATCGGCGAGGTCGCGAAGTCGGGCGGCTGACAGGCGCGGCGGAGTGGGACAGCGAGGAAGCGATGAACCTTGTCCGCAGCACCATTTCTCCATGA
- the cadR gene encoding Cd(II)/Pb(II)-responsive transcriptional regulator, whose protein sequence is MKIGTLAQATATGVETIRFYEREGLLPAPARSSGNYRVYAPEHLERLVFIRQCRSLDMTLDEIRTLLRFKDAPQADCNDVNALLEAHIAHVAYRVRELKTLERGLKELRGQCGRSRQAKDCGILEGLATPLRPVEGRALPASSRPPGRVQRKQPPRRLVASP, encoded by the coding sequence ATGAAAATTGGCACCCTGGCACAAGCAACAGCGACCGGCGTGGAAACCATCCGCTTCTACGAGCGGGAGGGTCTGTTACCGGCTCCAGCACGGTCGTCTGGGAACTACCGGGTCTACGCGCCCGAGCATCTCGAGCGTCTGGTTTTCATCCGGCAGTGCAGGTCGTTGGACATGACTCTGGACGAGATCCGCACACTCCTGCGGTTCAAGGACGCACCGCAGGCGGACTGCAACGATGTCAATGCATTGCTTGAGGCGCACATCGCGCACGTCGCTTACCGCGTCCGAGAGTTGAAAACCCTGGAGCGTGGGCTTAAGGAACTTCGCGGCCAGTGCGGCCGCTCGCGCCAGGCTAAAGATTGCGGGATCCTCGAGGGCCTCGCGACCCCGCTTCGTCCTGTGGAGGGCCGAGCACTGCCTGCTTCCTCCCGCCCGCCTGGTCGAGTGCAAAGGAAGCAGCCTCCTAGACGACTTGTTGCTTCACCTTGA
- the czcI gene encoding cation efflux protein, CzcI family, whose product MRRWLILCLLAMLPLQFSWASAAVYCQHETSSEARHFGHHQHEHKAASGTCGTNADGQDPAKGGGLSVDNDCGYCHLSVAKTLQVQSLEVPTLKGPAIQDAAVGPLPTRDPDRHERPNWRRA is encoded by the coding sequence ATGCGCCGTTGGCTGATCCTCTGTCTGCTCGCCATGCTGCCGCTCCAGTTCAGCTGGGCGTCGGCAGCGGTGTACTGCCAGCATGAGACTTCGTCCGAGGCGCGTCACTTCGGTCACCACCAGCACGAACACAAGGCTGCTTCGGGCACCTGCGGGACCAATGCCGATGGCCAGGATCCTGCCAAGGGCGGTGGACTGTCGGTCGACAATGACTGCGGCTACTGCCATTTGAGCGTCGCCAAGACGTTGCAAGTGCAGTCGCTTGAGGTTCCCACCTTGAAGGGACCTGCCATCCAGGACGCCGCGGTTGGGCCGCTGCCAACGCGCGATCCGGACCGCCACGAACGCCCCAATTGGCGCCGCGCCTGA
- a CDS encoding TolC family protein has product MRRTCVPLLCAALISPLAHGQAATPVAVPPAPPASTPAASASTAGATLTLDAALQTALRQNPLLRAAEAEVAASRGTIDQAGVRPNPTLGVDQEDTRRETRTSTVVLSQPFELGGKRAARVELARRGREVALADLAIRRAEVRAGTIYAFFEALIAQERVRAAEESVGIAARGTAAAARRVAAGKVSPTEETRARVAEATTRIELRQAQADRQVAQRALSLVMGVAEAALGPLDGSVDALPAPPAGDGLAQRVSQAPMLRRAQREVQRADAAYALERARRIPDVVVSLGATRAQEVGRTQPLIGVSIPLPIFNTNQGAQLEALRRRDAAQAIAEAEEQRVRTEVQQIVDMLQARASEAQVLRQEVLPGAQSAYEAASRGFELGKFGFLDVLDAQRTLLQARTQYLRSLAEFNRAAAEFERRLGNPDDRPDAGTQP; this is encoded by the coding sequence ATGCGCAGAACCTGCGTGCCGCTGCTGTGCGCGGCATTGATTTCCCCTCTTGCTCACGGCCAGGCTGCCACGCCTGTGGCTGTTCCCCCTGCCCCGCCCGCAAGCACGCCGGCCGCGTCGGCATCGACTGCGGGTGCAACACTGACGCTTGATGCTGCGCTGCAGACAGCGCTGCGCCAGAACCCACTGTTGCGCGCGGCCGAAGCCGAAGTCGCCGCCAGCCGCGGCACGATCGACCAGGCCGGGGTTCGTCCGAACCCAACCCTGGGGGTCGATCAGGAAGACACCCGGCGCGAGACCCGTACTAGCACGGTCGTACTCAGCCAGCCGTTCGAGCTCGGCGGCAAGCGTGCCGCTCGCGTCGAGCTGGCCCGCCGAGGGCGAGAGGTGGCGCTGGCCGACCTCGCCATCCGCCGAGCCGAGGTCCGCGCCGGCACCATTTATGCCTTCTTCGAAGCCCTGATCGCGCAGGAGCGGGTCCGGGCTGCCGAGGAGTCTGTGGGCATTGCCGCCCGTGGCACCGCTGCCGCCGCACGCCGGGTCGCCGCCGGCAAGGTCTCGCCCACGGAGGAGACCCGCGCCCGCGTGGCGGAGGCCACGACGCGCATCGAGCTGCGGCAGGCGCAGGCCGACCGCCAGGTCGCACAACGCGCCTTGAGCCTGGTGATGGGCGTGGCCGAAGCCGCCCTGGGTCCGCTCGACGGCAGCGTCGATGCCCTGCCGGCGCCGCCTGCGGGCGATGGCCTGGCGCAGCGTGTGTCGCAGGCGCCGATGCTGCGCCGTGCACAGCGCGAGGTGCAGCGCGCCGACGCAGCCTATGCGCTGGAACGGGCACGCCGCATCCCTGACGTCGTGGTGAGCCTGGGGGCCACGCGGGCGCAGGAGGTTGGTCGCACGCAACCCCTGATCGGTGTCTCGATCCCGCTGCCGATTTTCAATACCAACCAAGGCGCTCAGCTCGAAGCGCTGCGCCGTCGTGATGCGGCCCAGGCCATCGCGGAAGCAGAGGAACAACGCGTCCGCACCGAAGTGCAGCAGATCGTTGACATGCTGCAGGCGCGCGCCAGCGAGGCCCAGGTGCTGCGGCAGGAGGTGCTGCCTGGCGCACAGAGCGCCTACGAGGCGGCCAGCCGAGGCTTCGAACTCGGCAAGTTCGGCTTCCTGGACGTGCTGGACGCACAGCGCACGCTACTGCAGGCCCGCACGCAGTACCTGCGGTCCCTGGCTGAATTCAACCGGGCTGCGGCGGAGTTCGAACGCCGCCTCGGCAACCCCGACGATCGCCCGGACGCGGGCACTCAACCTTGA
- a CDS encoding efflux RND transporter periplasmic adaptor subunit, with amino-acid sequence MNTKMNPARRLRAGVGKKQLAAIVVLLALGGAGAVAILNMGGAKPAGEESGGHNEAKGHADGEHHGGKGKDSHGDSAGHADTEHHEKAAKGPNGGQMLTEGDFGVELLLTEQGGVPRMKLWLSQGGKAVAPTAGKVTGELTRPGGEVEKLSFNLEKDALVSAQPVPEPHVFEGTLAVQTPKEPFLFTFSEREGVIALSPEQLKAAGVGLEAAGPASIRSTLQLPGEIRFNEDRTAHVVPRVAGVVEAVLVSLGQPVRKGQVLAVISSPTVSEQRAELQGALARQQLARTTYEREKKLFEEKISPQQDVLQAEQALREAEIAINNARQKLQAVGAGTGVGSLNRFELRAPFDGTVVEKHIALGEQVKEDAQVFTLSDLRTVWAQINVPANALPQVRVGERVTIRSTAFDQTASGTVAYVGSLIGEQTRTAPARMVVQNPDAVWRPGLFVTVELTANDATAPVTVSADAVQTQGDKTVVFLQTPNGFVAQPVQTGRSDGKRVEILKGLQAGARHASAGSFVVKAEAGKSSASHGH; translated from the coding sequence ATGAACACCAAGATGAATCCTGCTCGGCGCCTGCGCGCCGGCGTGGGCAAGAAGCAGCTTGCGGCCATCGTGGTGCTGCTGGCGCTGGGCGGCGCGGGCGCCGTGGCGATCCTCAACATGGGCGGCGCCAAGCCTGCTGGCGAAGAGAGCGGCGGCCACAACGAGGCAAAGGGACATGCCGACGGGGAACACCACGGCGGCAAGGGCAAGGACAGCCATGGCGACTCGGCCGGCCATGCCGACACCGAGCACCATGAAAAGGCGGCCAAGGGACCGAACGGCGGCCAGATGTTGACCGAGGGCGATTTCGGCGTGGAACTGCTGCTGACGGAGCAAGGCGGCGTGCCGCGCATGAAGCTCTGGCTCTCCCAGGGCGGCAAGGCCGTTGCACCCACTGCGGGCAAGGTCACTGGCGAGCTCACGCGCCCCGGCGGCGAGGTCGAGAAGCTCAGCTTCAACCTCGAGAAGGACGCCCTCGTCAGCGCCCAGCCGGTCCCGGAACCGCATGTGTTCGAAGGCACGCTGGCCGTGCAGACGCCCAAGGAGCCGTTCCTTTTCACTTTCTCCGAGCGAGAAGGCGTGATCGCCCTTTCGCCCGAGCAGTTGAAGGCTGCCGGCGTGGGCTTGGAAGCCGCGGGGCCGGCCAGCATTCGTTCGACGCTGCAGCTCCCCGGCGAGATCCGCTTCAACGAAGACCGCACGGCGCACGTCGTGCCCCGGGTTGCTGGAGTGGTCGAAGCGGTGTTGGTGTCGCTGGGGCAGCCGGTGCGCAAAGGCCAGGTGCTGGCCGTGATCAGCAGCCCGACCGTCTCCGAGCAGCGCGCCGAACTGCAGGGGGCGCTTGCCCGTCAGCAACTGGCGCGGACCACCTACGAGCGCGAAAAGAAGCTATTCGAAGAGAAGATCTCCCCGCAGCAGGACGTGCTGCAGGCGGAGCAGGCACTGCGTGAAGCCGAGATCGCCATCAACAACGCGCGGCAGAAGCTGCAGGCCGTAGGGGCCGGGACCGGCGTGGGAAGCCTCAACCGGTTCGAGCTACGCGCCCCGTTCGACGGCACCGTCGTCGAGAAGCACATCGCGCTAGGGGAGCAAGTGAAGGAAGACGCTCAGGTCTTCACCTTGTCCGACCTGCGCACCGTCTGGGCGCAGATCAACGTGCCGGCCAATGCACTGCCCCAGGTGCGGGTGGGGGAGCGGGTCACCATCCGCTCCACCGCGTTCGACCAGACGGCCAGTGGCACGGTGGCTTATGTCGGCTCGCTGATCGGCGAGCAGACCCGAACCGCGCCGGCGCGGATGGTGGTGCAGAACCCGGACGCCGTCTGGCGCCCGGGACTTTTCGTCACCGTGGAACTCACCGCCAACGATGCCACGGCGCCCGTCACCGTCTCAGCCGATGCAGTCCAGACGCAAGGCGACAAGACCGTGGTCTTCCTGCAGACGCCAAACGGCTTCGTCGCACAGCCGGTGCAGACCGGCCGCAGTGATGGCAAGCGGGTGGAAATCTTGAAGGGGCTGCAGGCCGGGGCGCGCCACGCCAGCGCCGGCAGCTTCGTTGTCAAGGCCGAGGCCGGCAAGTCCTCGGCCAGCCACGGTCACTGA